In Fervidicoccaceae archaeon, the DNA window ACAAAGCGTTCTCGATGTCATGCCTGCTAGTTTGACCCGGATACACTCTGCTCTTCTTGATTCTCTCGGCAAGCCTCACGATCTCGCCTACGAACCTCTCAGCCAGTTTTTCCAGGAGCTTAGCGTACTCCTCGTCTCCTGATTCGATGAGCTTCCTCAGGATGACCTCCTCGGGCTGAATACCTTTCTCTTTCTCATCCACCAGCTTTTCCTTTCTCAGAATCCTGATGAGTGGTACAGCGCCAATGTACCTGCTCAGCACATCGGATGCTTTCTCTCCGAGCTTTCGCCTAATGGTCTCATCGAATATCGTGTTTCGAAGAGTAACCAGGTACGCTTCTTCACCCAGCCCGAGCTCCTGCTTGCCTAAGGACTCCACTATGCTGTAAACCTTGCCGAAGAATATCCTCTGTATCTTCTCCTCAACCGTGTTCAAGAGGAAGAGGTTGAACACATAAACAGTTCTCCTCTGACCGTACCTCCACACTCTACCAACCCTCTGCTCGAGCCTCAGAGGGCTGTAAACAACCTCGTAGTTCACGAGGACGTTGGCTTCTTGAAGGTTCAACCCTTCGCTCATAACGTCCGTTGCAACCAGCACCTTCACACCGGGTTTCTCTAGCCACTTCACCACATCTAGGTACTCGTTCTTGTTGTCGGAGGTGAGAACTCTGACCATGTCACCTGCGTTGGGGTAACGTTTGCTGAGCTCATCCACGAGCCTCTTGTACACATAGTAAGCGGTGTCTTTGAACTCGGTGAAAACCAGTATCTTGGCGTCTCCGAGATCCGAGAACACGCCCTCCGGCTTGCTCTTCGCCAGCTCGATGAGCCTCAGTAGGAACTCTATCTTGGAGTCCCTGAACTCGCCGCTGATCAACCGTTCAGCGATGTTTATGGACTCGCTCAGCTTGACACTCTCCTCGTTTTTCAGAAGGTTTGCCTCCTGGAGAACAGCGCCTAGTTCGTTGAAGACCCTGTCTGGTTCTACTTCTCCCTCCCCGGCAATCTCCCGCCTCAGCGCTATTCTCACTTTCTTGAGGGCTTCTTCAATTCCCGTTTTTCCGATTACTACCAGTTCTTCGGCTCTCTTGGATGTTATCTTCGCGAAGGTCTCAACTAGTGCCTGCGGAGAGGAGGTTCCCCGCTTGATAAGTAGCATGGATAGAAGAGCGGATACCGCTCGCGCACGCTTAGCCTCGTACTCACCAGCTTCGTAAACCTTCTGATAGTACCTTGCCACGATCGATCTTCCCAACGAAACGAGGTTCTTCAGTAGCTTCTGCTCCTCGAGAGTAGGCGCTATGAGAACCGAGAGCATTACTGCTGGTTTGAACAGCTCCTTCTGCTCATACACGTTGTTAACGTCTTCCTTGGTCCTCCTGTGTACTAGAACCATGTGTGTTGCCGCGTAGAAGTCTGATCCCACCTTTGGCTTAGCTTTCTTCTCCTTGGGTATGAGCTTCTCTATATCTGGATCCAACACGGAGAGCAGGTAGAGGTACTTTTTCTCGTCTCCTCTGTGCGGTGTCGCGGAGAGCAGTAAAACGGTTGTGTTGCGATTATTCCTAGCAAGCTTCGCTATCTCTTCTCTAAGTATCTTAGGTGCAAGCCTGTGGGCTTCATCGACAATGATCGCGTCCCAAGCAATCTTTCTCACTTTGTCAATGTACTCTTTCTTCTTCACAGTATCCATTCTGACCACGTAGTAGCCTTCCGCATCCCCACACTCCATGAGCTCCTCGAGAAGAGCCGAGGTGTTCTTGGCTTTAACTCCGAACCTTTCCAGCTCGCTTATCCATTGCTTTTCGAGAACAGATGGTACAACTATGAGGATTCGTCTGAGAGGCTGAAGCATGCTCAGAGCATGCAGTATTCGTAGTGCTTCAACGGTTTTTCCAAGACCAATCGTATCAGCTATGAGGATTCTCGTAGGGTTTATGAGGAGAGCCCTGGCGACCAGCTCTGTTTGGTGGAGTAGAGGCTCAACCGGGCGGTTAGCAGAGCGGGGCAATGTGAAAAAAGGGTTTCTAAGGTAGTTCTCGGCGAGCACATGTAGTAGGAGTAGTCTCGCGTCCTTCACTTGTCATACCCGTACATTACTCTGAAGGCTTTACCCACGCGGAGAGCCCAGTAGAGCCCTCTGTTCATGTAGCTGTACCTGTTGTCCACGAACCTGTCCATTACCGTGATGCCGAGCCTGTCCGACCATATTCCCCGTTGCTCTATCTCCTCACCCACTCTCCTGTAGGCGGTGTAGGGCTTACGCCTATATGTTGCCAAAACTGCTGAGTACAGCATGTGCTGGTGTCCCTGGTCCAGCCCAGGGAACTCAATTACGGGTACTCTGACGATGGTTTTACCTCGCCCCCACGCGTTCACCTCTCTCTCGACGAGCTTAACGCTGGCTCCGAGCTTCTCGGCGAACCACACGTAGTACTCCGGGTCGTGGGCTGGCACCGCTAGAACAGTGTCGCCGTCGCGGACAAGCTCCTTGAAAGCTCTCCTGCTGAGAACCAGCCGTCCCAGCTTCTCCTCCACCCCCTTGCTCGTCGTACTGAAGTACGCTATCCACCACCTGAAGTACCCTTCAACGATGTCGCTGTGCCACGGGTTCACACTTTTCTTCTTCTTCCTCCGCAGGTACATCGTGGCAAAGTACCTCTTGCGCTCCCCTACAATTTCTCCGC includes these proteins:
- a CDS encoding DUF3883 domain-containing protein, with amino-acid sequence MKDARLLLLHVLAENYLRNPFFTLPRSANRPVEPLLHQTELVARALLINPTRILIADTIGLGKTVEALRILHALSMLQPLRRILIVVPSVLEKQWISELERFGVKAKNTSALLEELMECGDAEGYYVVRMDTVKKKEYIDKVRKIAWDAIIVDEAHRLAPKILREEIAKLARNNRNTTVLLLSATPHRGDEKKYLYLLSVLDPDIEKLIPKEKKAKPKVGSDFYAATHMVLVHRRTKEDVNNVYEQKELFKPAVMLSVLIAPTLEEQKLLKNLVSLGRSIVARYYQKVYEAGEYEAKRARAVSALLSMLLIKRGTSSPQALVETFAKITSKRAEELVVIGKTGIEEALKKVRIALRREIAGEGEVEPDRVFNELGAVLQEANLLKNEESVKLSESINIAERLISGEFRDSKIEFLLRLIELAKSKPEGVFSDLGDAKILVFTEFKDTAYYVYKRLVDELSKRYPNAGDMVRVLTSDNKNEYLDVVKWLEKPGVKVLVATDVMSEGLNLQEANVLVNYEVVYSPLRLEQRVGRVWRYGQRRTVYVFNLFLLNTVEEKIQRIFFGKVYSIVESLGKQELGLGEEAYLVTLRNTIFDETIRRKLGEKASDVLSRYIGAVPLIRILRKEKLVDEKEKGIQPEEVILRKLIESGDEEYAKLLEKLAERFVGEIVRLAERIKKSRVYPGQTSRHDIENALYSMCGIKNHEEAGKLAKLLLETYCRLAGCTAKPEDPVESINMVVNRTRTVEESPPPGTLYIAVNNPGRRVYILYRVTINLGNRAVSDLIGLEVNVDENWIAPLREVSLVETISRMLLESLPVDEVHGYLRDQLEHYAKIYAGYAKAKGVALDKMFENTRKYEDVKKTVFSGIGAKPNPLYSTRATVDLQPLAVFFTLGFLPESTYISATGVWGGFEKKYLLEVVAELERKASREPILVNLVEHYDIYSRDGNEERFIECKGFVKPRLEFELTEREYATAKELGEKYWIYLVYGVGTRNPVVLAIRNPANRLPLTRREVRITAYRFGFHPGAQD